The following proteins come from a genomic window of Rhodohalobacter sp. 614A:
- a CDS encoding BatA domain-containing protein: MSFLNPFFLFALLTVAVPLLIYLLNIRKPQKIRFSTLTFFDSLKSTSLKRIRIKRWLLLLIRSLAILALVLAASRPFLPPEYGWASNNQPKAIGIVIDNSPTMNRVDRNGPFIEQAKEAVRNILAIAGNDDRILIDITNGSSLNVPLISKRAALNRLEDITTVNAGNYLQDRLLTVNERVQEADEPNKILYLITDGQESQFSTLESEDAIFENINVQVLKVGESDALNIGYESVDIEYGGISQTGNLQLRATLKNEGSQPAANQFINLYQDGELITQQTFDLEAGSNTEFLFDIPVSDRDSVRVELLLEGDELSFDNRYFAAIELPEEKNILVFNQQPETEDFQSYLVPMLEIASDESGRMNIQFANVNNFQLSELSQYDAVVLDGIRRIPDYLSEALIDHVQAGAGLLFMPAANGDINSYNRLLNFSNSGRYSNVIGSYGSFEPVDRMAEPTEGHPIMDQMFEKPEDEEIRLNVPEIFFYYEIQTGNQSSGISILQTRTGNPLLVENRVGSGKIVYSAVGSDPGWSNFPVKPFFAPLFYRTVDYLVQGKEATLQVHELGAPFRATLTTNTESVQLEKNGETILPEIQQTFQGTQISYLAEEWQPGWLRLQTDAETKLYSVNQNAIESNLSSLTEDMISEKMGTLFNSVSVVRAGSDNSGLENELELASFGREIWYWFVLIAIILLLLELLVSRYYKAETIE, from the coding sequence ATGAGCTTTCTAAACCCATTTTTTCTTTTTGCCCTGTTAACGGTAGCTGTTCCGCTGTTAATCTACCTGCTAAATATTCGGAAGCCCCAAAAAATCAGGTTTTCTACGCTTACTTTTTTTGATTCCCTGAAATCTACATCCCTCAAGAGAATTCGAATCAAACGCTGGCTGCTCCTGTTGATTCGAAGCCTGGCCATTCTTGCACTTGTCTTAGCTGCATCGCGGCCGTTTTTACCGCCGGAATATGGCTGGGCCAGTAACAATCAACCCAAAGCGATTGGGATAGTCATTGACAACAGCCCAACGATGAATCGTGTGGATCGGAATGGCCCCTTCATAGAACAGGCAAAAGAAGCCGTGCGAAATATTTTGGCCATTGCTGGAAACGACGATCGAATTTTGATAGATATTACAAACGGGTCCTCACTCAATGTTCCGTTGATTTCAAAACGGGCAGCTCTGAACAGATTGGAAGATATTACTACAGTAAATGCGGGAAACTATCTTCAGGATAGGTTGCTTACGGTAAATGAACGAGTTCAGGAAGCGGATGAACCGAACAAGATTCTCTATTTAATTACCGATGGACAGGAATCGCAATTCAGCACATTGGAGAGTGAAGATGCCATTTTTGAGAATATCAATGTGCAGGTTTTGAAGGTAGGAGAAAGTGATGCCCTGAATATCGGTTACGAAAGTGTAGATATCGAATACGGCGGGATCTCACAAACGGGAAATCTACAATTGCGTGCAACACTCAAGAATGAGGGGAGTCAACCTGCGGCCAACCAATTCATAAATTTATACCAGGATGGCGAGCTTATCACACAGCAGACTTTTGATTTGGAGGCCGGTTCAAACACCGAGTTTCTGTTTGATATTCCTGTTTCTGATCGCGACTCGGTTCGTGTTGAGCTTTTGCTTGAAGGAGATGAACTCTCGTTTGATAACCGCTATTTTGCGGCTATTGAGTTGCCCGAAGAGAAGAATATTCTCGTTTTCAATCAACAACCGGAAACAGAAGATTTTCAATCCTACCTGGTTCCCATGCTTGAGATTGCTTCAGATGAATCCGGGCGGATGAATATCCAGTTTGCGAATGTGAATAATTTCCAGCTTTCTGAATTGAGCCAGTATGATGCGGTTGTTCTGGATGGCATCAGGCGAATTCCGGATTACTTGTCAGAGGCATTGATCGATCATGTTCAGGCGGGAGCAGGCTTGCTGTTTATGCCCGCAGCGAATGGAGATATAAACAGCTACAATCGCCTTCTGAATTTTAGTAACTCCGGCAGATATTCGAATGTAATAGGAAGTTATGGTTCATTCGAACCAGTTGACAGAATGGCCGAGCCCACTGAGGGTCATCCTATCATGGATCAGATGTTTGAAAAACCTGAGGATGAAGAGATTCGGTTAAATGTGCCCGAGATTTTTTTCTATTACGAAATACAGACAGGAAATCAATCTTCCGGCATATCAATTTTACAAACCCGAACAGGAAATCCGTTGCTGGTAGAAAACAGGGTTGGAAGCGGGAAGATTGTTTATTCGGCAGTTGGCAGTGATCCCGGGTGGTCAAATTTTCCTGTAAAACCATTTTTTGCTCCCTTATTCTACCGAACAGTCGATTATCTTGTGCAGGGAAAAGAGGCAACGCTGCAGGTTCATGAATTAGGAGCGCCCTTTCGGGCTACGTTGACTACCAATACAGAATCTGTTCAGCTCGAAAAGAACGGAGAAACCATCTTACCGGAGATTCAGCAGACCTTCCAGGGAACACAGATAAGCTACCTGGCAGAAGAATGGCAACCCGGTTGGCTGAGGTTGCAGACCGATGCGGAAACAAAATTATATTCTGTGAATCAAAACGCAATTGAATCCAACTTGAGTTCGTTGACAGAAGACATGATATCAGAAAAAATGGGCACGCTATTTAATAGTGTATCTGTTGTGAGGGCCGGATCGGACAATTCGGGATTAGAAAATGAACTCGAATTAGCATCTTTTGGCCGGGAAATTTGGTATTGGTTTGTTTTAATCGCAATCATTTTATTACTATTGGAGTTGTTAGTATCCCGGTATTATAAAGCGGAAACAATAGAATGA
- the hflX gene encoding GTPase HflX encodes MLEEIRKPSLEKERAVLVGLFGPDTPRWLAQEYLDELMLLADTAGADTADKILQNRPHPDPTTYVGQGKVNQLKQVCAEKNADLLIFDDDLTATQIRNIEKVAKVKVLDRSGLILDIFASRAKTAAAKTQVELAQLQYLLPRLTRFWTHLSRQKGGIGTKGPGETQIETDRRLIGTRITTLKEKLEKLDRQRTTQRKGREKNTRVSLVGYTNAGKSTLMNALTETNVLAEDRLFATLDSTVRRLELDNHKVLLSDTVGFIRKLPHDLIESFKSTLDEVREADVLLHVVDASSKLIEDYIDVVNDTLEDMGIQHSNKLLVFNKIDLLEPEDLMALKKEYPTAVFVSAFRGIGLGKLEKRLEEVIEEDYVDFSYNVPLSHYKAVAYLHEVAVVDKEQYEGNHVSIKGSTSKAERDRFESMLADIK; translated from the coding sequence TTGTTAGAAGAGATTAGAAAACCCTCATTAGAGAAAGAAAGGGCTGTACTTGTGGGACTTTTCGGTCCCGACACCCCAAGATGGCTGGCTCAGGAATATCTGGACGAACTGATGTTGCTGGCGGATACAGCCGGTGCGGATACTGCCGATAAAATTTTGCAGAACCGCCCCCATCCGGATCCTACTACTTATGTTGGGCAGGGGAAAGTGAACCAACTAAAACAGGTTTGTGCTGAAAAGAATGCAGATTTGTTGATTTTTGATGATGACCTGACAGCTACCCAGATTCGCAATATTGAGAAAGTGGCCAAGGTAAAAGTTTTAGACCGAAGCGGATTGATTCTCGATATTTTTGCATCCCGAGCCAAAACGGCCGCTGCAAAAACCCAGGTTGAACTGGCACAGTTGCAGTATTTGCTTCCCAGGCTGACTCGGTTTTGGACTCACTTATCCCGGCAAAAAGGGGGGATCGGAACAAAAGGTCCCGGTGAGACACAGATTGAGACAGACCGGCGCTTGATAGGAACCCGAATTACAACGCTGAAAGAGAAACTTGAAAAATTAGATCGTCAGCGGACAACCCAGCGAAAAGGCCGCGAAAAAAATACGCGTGTATCTTTGGTTGGATATACCAACGCCGGGAAATCAACCCTGATGAATGCACTGACGGAAACGAATGTACTCGCTGAAGACAGATTGTTTGCAACGCTTGATTCGACTGTCCGTCGCCTAGAGCTGGATAATCACAAGGTGCTGTTGTCGGATACGGTTGGGTTTATCCGGAAACTTCCTCATGATTTGATTGAGAGTTTCAAATCTACACTTGATGAAGTTCGTGAAGCCGATGTTTTGCTTCATGTGGTGGACGCCTCAAGCAAACTGATCGAAGATTATATCGATGTTGTAAATGATACCCTTGAGGATATGGGAATCCAGCATTCCAATAAATTGCTGGTTTTCAATAAGATTGACTTGTTGGAACCGGAAGATTTGATGGCACTTAAGAAAGAGTATCCTACGGCAGTATTTGTTTCAGCTTTCAGGGGAATTGGCCTCGGGAAACTGGAAAAACGCCTCGAAGAAGTAATTGAAGAAGATTACGTTGATTTTTCTTACAATGTTCCTTTGTCCCACTACAAGGCGGTGGCTTATTTGCACGAAGTTGCCGTGGTAGATAAAGAACAATATGAAGGCAATCACGTATCAATAAAAGGAAGTACATCCAAAGCAGAGCGTGACCGTTTTGAATCCATGCTTGCAGACATAAAATAA
- a CDS encoding CBS domain-containing protein produces MLARDLLNTDFTPLEPSSKISAALAKMDAWHTSCLPVVEPTTKRNVGHILFDDIADQADEQAPVSSIEFRKPIYTFEDQHIFEVARQMLQHEVRLLPVVDSTETYLGIIEKKKVLEAFSTMLNIATAGSTITVQLQKADFTLSELVHLIETEGAKILGLTVEQQSDSESMLRVSLKISHEDTSAVTSSLQRHGYTTTTENRNDIMQVDLSSRADELLRYLDV; encoded by the coding sequence GTGTTAGCTAGAGATTTATTAAATACAGACTTTACACCTCTGGAGCCATCCAGTAAAATATCGGCTGCACTGGCTAAGATGGACGCGTGGCATACGTCATGTTTACCGGTTGTAGAGCCCACTACAAAACGAAATGTTGGGCATATTTTGTTTGATGACATTGCCGACCAGGCAGACGAACAGGCTCCAGTTTCTTCTATTGAGTTTCGAAAACCAATTTATACGTTTGAAGATCAGCATATTTTTGAAGTGGCCCGGCAGATGCTACAACATGAAGTCCGGCTACTTCCCGTTGTTGATTCAACCGAAACGTATCTTGGAATTATCGAAAAGAAAAAGGTTCTTGAGGCATTTTCTACGATGCTGAATATTGCGACGGCAGGCTCAACGATTACAGTTCAACTTCAGAAAGCTGATTTTACCCTTTCAGAACTGGTTCATTTAATTGAAACAGAAGGCGCAAAAATTCTCGGTTTAACCGTAGAGCAGCAATCGGACAGCGAATCAATGTTACGTGTTTCGCTTAAAATAAGCCATGAGGATACCTCAGCCGTTACTTCTTCCCTTCAACGGCACGGCTATACCACAACCACCGAAAACCGGAACGATATTATGCAAGTCGATCTTAGTTCGAGGGCAGACGAGCTATTACGGTACTTGGATGTCTAG
- a CDS encoding tetratricopeptide repeat protein, producing MNKRLIFTGLLAILLLNVSTVLAQDHQESHKENLQMGLTLFEKGLYSEAIPYFDYVEEHGEDWLTRETAAFYKARALTQVDSTGTNQHVDRFVQAYPGSNRSAVLLRDVGEEYLTAGNYEAAIERMDEALHFPQSYNNRAELYYTLGETSADAGNFDQARRYFLDLADTHGRSEWSPRALYARGRLFLEEERYADASEAFELLRDRHPQNSMTRRIGTALGESYYQQRKFEEAIAAFEEALPYLDDENRAKAIYLTAESHNALNQYERATAYYREYLNLIDDPEQARIAHYGLGWVFHKQDIYHWAARSFAEASSGDDEIAMKGQYYEAVNQKLSSRYQEALDSFREFGDRFGEEDHPIVEHAKYEWAITAFEAGLYNEAIEILLPLAREYETLNEPGKILTFLGEVFYANNEYTRALETFQIASEISDLDDALKQQARFQRAWVLYYNQAYEQAQPDFAQVHSEAPQSDLGSEALFWSADANFQMGEYGQAATQFNSFIRQYPEHELVGAAKYSLGWSYFQMGDFANATAPLIDFLNNYEPPPIVLYPYETDTRLRIGDSYFAQGQYQEALEYYRATIGAEPGGDYAMYQVANSYYRMSRNFEAVTEFRRLLRIYPFSSLREQTAYNIAYIYLNTGNYDQAIEEFRAVISKYPNTEWAARSQYNIGDSYYNAGQYEEAIAAYRQVLEEYPRSDYIIEAIDGIEYAQLSAGGEDTSTDVLEDFLGDNPTSTTADRLRFRQAENVFQSGDYEAAVREFRQYLRVTNNQEMMPDAYYNLANAYTRLDSLSQAADVLQSLTNDFPNSERAAPALAELGRIQYEMGNYDQSLQRYQELAEKDDRYQQEAYLGIGNANLALGNINEARQNFERVLSANSENAAARVGLGKVLLRDGRTDEARRFFELVAENNTTEVGAEAQYLIGESYVTDNNREAALEAFSRVSTLFEAFSQWVAEAQYRTAEIYIREGRRGEARNVLNSILENYPDTPGAQKARRLLQNN from the coding sequence ATGAATAAACGCCTGATTTTTACCGGCTTACTTGCCATACTGCTACTCAATGTTAGTACTGTTTTAGCCCAGGATCACCAGGAATCCCACAAAGAAAACCTTCAGATGGGGCTAACCCTTTTTGAGAAAGGGCTTTATTCTGAAGCTATTCCTTATTTTGATTATGTAGAAGAACATGGTGAAGATTGGTTAACACGGGAAACGGCCGCTTTTTACAAAGCAAGAGCATTAACCCAGGTTGATTCGACCGGAACCAATCAGCATGTGGATAGATTTGTACAGGCTTATCCGGGTAGTAACCGCTCTGCTGTTTTGTTAAGAGATGTAGGTGAAGAATATTTAACGGCCGGAAATTACGAAGCTGCCATCGAAAGGATGGATGAGGCGCTGCATTTTCCTCAATCCTATAACAACAGGGCAGAACTCTACTACACCTTGGGGGAAACTTCAGCTGATGCTGGAAATTTTGATCAGGCCAGGCGCTATTTTTTAGATTTGGCCGATACACATGGACGAAGTGAATGGTCGCCAAGAGCCCTCTATGCGCGCGGTCGGCTCTTTCTTGAAGAGGAGAGATACGCAGATGCTTCCGAAGCTTTTGAATTGCTGAGAGACCGCCATCCGCAAAATTCGATGACGCGCAGGATCGGAACGGCTTTGGGAGAGTCTTACTATCAACAAAGAAAATTTGAAGAGGCGATTGCTGCTTTTGAAGAAGCTCTTCCATATCTGGATGACGAAAATCGCGCAAAAGCAATTTATCTTACAGCAGAAAGCCATAATGCCCTGAACCAGTATGAAAGGGCAACCGCTTATTACAGAGAATATTTGAATTTGATTGATGATCCTGAACAGGCCAGGATTGCTCACTACGGACTGGGATGGGTATTTCACAAGCAGGATATTTACCACTGGGCAGCCCGTTCTTTTGCAGAAGCTTCATCCGGTGATGACGAAATTGCGATGAAAGGCCAGTATTACGAAGCCGTAAATCAGAAGCTTTCCAGTCGATACCAGGAAGCGCTCGATTCATTTCGGGAGTTTGGAGATCGGTTCGGGGAGGAAGATCATCCAATTGTAGAACATGCAAAGTATGAATGGGCAATCACGGCTTTCGAAGCGGGTTTATATAACGAGGCAATCGAAATTCTTTTACCGCTTGCACGTGAGTATGAAACGTTAAATGAGCCCGGAAAAATCCTGACATTTTTGGGTGAAGTATTCTATGCCAATAATGAGTACACACGGGCATTGGAGACGTTTCAAATTGCCAGCGAAATTTCTGATTTAGATGATGCCCTAAAACAACAAGCCAGGTTCCAGCGGGCTTGGGTGTTGTATTATAATCAGGCGTATGAACAGGCACAGCCGGATTTTGCGCAAGTTCACAGCGAAGCCCCTCAAAGTGATTTGGGAAGCGAAGCCTTGTTTTGGAGTGCCGATGCTAATTTCCAGATGGGTGAATATGGCCAGGCCGCAACTCAGTTCAATTCATTTATCCGGCAATACCCTGAGCACGAACTGGTAGGTGCAGCAAAATACAGCCTGGGTTGGAGCTATTTTCAAATGGGTGATTTTGCTAATGCCACGGCTCCGCTTATCGATTTTCTGAATAATTATGAGCCGCCTCCAATTGTACTCTATCCGTACGAAACCGATACAAGATTACGAATCGGGGATTCTTATTTTGCTCAGGGGCAATATCAGGAAGCTCTTGAATATTATCGGGCAACGATTGGAGCCGAGCCCGGCGGCGATTATGCAATGTACCAGGTTGCCAACAGTTATTATAGAATGAGCCGGAATTTTGAGGCCGTAACGGAATTCCGCCGATTGTTGAGAATATATCCGTTCAGCAGTTTGAGAGAACAGACAGCTTACAATATCGCTTACATTTATTTGAATACGGGTAATTACGATCAGGCCATTGAGGAGTTCCGCGCTGTAATATCAAAATATCCGAATACGGAATGGGCGGCGCGTTCGCAATACAATATTGGAGATTCTTACTACAATGCGGGTCAGTATGAGGAAGCCATTGCTGCATATCGCCAGGTTTTAGAAGAGTATCCCAGAAGTGATTATATCATCGAAGCTATTGACGGTATTGAGTATGCACAGCTTTCTGCCGGAGGCGAAGATACCAGTACAGATGTTTTGGAGGATTTTCTTGGCGATAATCCAACGTCGACAACGGCCGACAGGCTTCGGTTCCGTCAGGCTGAAAATGTATTTCAATCAGGTGATTACGAAGCCGCGGTTCGGGAATTCCGACAGTACCTGCGGGTGACGAATAATCAGGAAATGATGCCGGATGCGTATTATAATCTTGCAAATGCTTATACGCGATTGGATAGCCTTTCACAAGCCGCAGATGTACTTCAAAGCCTGACAAATGATTTTCCGAATTCTGAGCGTGCGGCTCCGGCACTTGCCGAACTTGGGCGCATCCAATATGAAATGGGTAATTACGATCAATCCCTTCAAAGATACCAGGAACTCGCCGAGAAAGATGACAGATATCAGCAGGAAGCATATCTCGGAATTGGGAATGCCAATCTTGCTCTTGGCAATATCAATGAAGCGCGCCAGAATTTTGAACGGGTGTTGTCTGCCAACTCCGAGAATGCCGCTGCCAGGGTAGGACTTGGGAAGGTATTACTCAGGGATGGAAGAACAGACGAAGCACGGCGGTTTTTTGAGTTGGTTGCTGAAAATAATACAACCGAGGTTGGAGCAGAAGCTCAATATCTGATCGGGGAATCGTATGTTACTGATAACAACAGGGAAGCCGCGTTGGAAGCTTTTTCGAGAGTCAGTACACTTTTTGAGGCCTTTTCTCAGTGGGTGGCGGAAGCACAATACAGAACCGCAGAAATTTATATCCGCGAGGGCAGAAGAGGCGAAGCCAGAAATGTACTCAATTCAATTCTTGAAAATTATCCTGATACGCCCGGAGCACAAAAAGCAAGACGTTTACTGCAAAATAACTAG
- the aroA gene encoding 3-phosphoshikimate 1-carboxyvinyltransferase: MNKAVNPVAKLSGEILPPPDKSISHRSAMFAAISSEDSIIQNYSPAADPQSTLECLKQLGVEVQKENSTVKISGVGRDGFQNPDEPLDCGNSGTTMRLLSGIVAGAGVECSMIGDESLSSRTMKRVIAPLQKMGCKIDGRDGVYAPLNIHSHQGVKAIRFPLPIASAQLKSCVLLAGLFGEEPTAVIENVLSRDHTERLLELDSEPYGSGKIIRSSRDHVIPSQNYSVPGDFSAAAFWLVAGAIHENAEIHLKGTGVNPSRDAVYYILEEMGASFKKTNNKLEGREPVSDLYVESSELKPLHLDPALIPNCIDELPILMVAMCFAEGKSVITGAEELRHKETDRLAAMAEILNLAGADIELKKDGIVIEGKRDFKPKAATYPTYHDHRMAMAAAVLATKGTDSSTITHADCTAISYPNFWNHLQTLSDSVI; encoded by the coding sequence ATGAATAAAGCTGTTAATCCGGTTGCTAAACTATCCGGAGAAATTCTACCACCACCTGACAAATCCATTTCTCACCGTTCGGCCATGTTTGCTGCTATCTCTTCGGAGGATAGTATCATACAAAATTATTCGCCGGCCGCTGATCCGCAAAGCACTCTCGAATGCCTGAAGCAGTTGGGGGTTGAAGTTCAAAAAGAGAACTCGACTGTAAAAATTTCAGGTGTGGGAAGAGACGGATTCCAAAATCCGGATGAACCACTTGATTGTGGAAACTCGGGAACAACCATGCGATTATTAAGCGGAATTGTAGCAGGAGCCGGTGTCGAGTGTTCAATGATTGGGGATGAGTCGCTGTCCTCCCGAACAATGAAGCGCGTAATCGCTCCCCTTCAAAAAATGGGATGTAAAATTGACGGGAGAGATGGCGTGTACGCTCCGCTTAACATTCATTCGCACCAAGGTGTAAAAGCAATACGGTTTCCATTGCCGATTGCCAGTGCCCAGCTAAAATCGTGTGTACTTCTTGCGGGACTTTTTGGCGAGGAACCAACCGCAGTGATCGAAAATGTTTTGAGCCGGGATCATACCGAGCGTCTTCTTGAACTGGATTCTGAACCCTACGGATCAGGAAAAATCATTCGAAGCAGTCGCGATCATGTTATTCCTTCACAGAATTACAGTGTACCGGGAGACTTCTCTGCTGCGGCTTTTTGGCTTGTAGCCGGGGCCATTCATGAAAATGCAGAGATTCATTTGAAGGGAACCGGGGTAAATCCAAGCCGTGATGCTGTTTACTATATTTTGGAAGAGATGGGGGCGAGCTTCAAAAAAACCAACAACAAGCTGGAAGGCAGAGAGCCGGTTTCAGATTTGTATGTTGAATCATCCGAACTTAAACCGTTACATCTGGACCCCGCGCTCATTCCCAATTGCATTGACGAACTTCCCATCCTGATGGTAGCCATGTGTTTTGCAGAAGGAAAATCTGTCATTACCGGCGCCGAGGAGCTTCGCCACAAAGAAACGGACAGGCTCGCAGCAATGGCAGAAATTCTGAATTTGGCCGGAGCGGATATTGAGCTGAAAAAAGACGGAATTGTCATTGAGGGAAAAAGAGATTTTAAACCGAAAGCTGCCACGTATCCTACCTATCACGACCACCGGATGGCTATGGCCGCAGCCGTATTGGCTACCAAAGGTACAGACAGCTCGACAATCACTCATGCCGATTGTACTGCCATCTCTTATCCAAATTTCTGGAATCACCTGCAGACTTTGAGCGATTCTGTAATCTAA
- a CDS encoding Hsp20/alpha crystallin family protein yields the protein MSNLNIDLEKQLSRLGKDIQGIVERFVPLNVEAGDFKPACDIVESEDVYSLLMDLPGMQKKDINISMKDRVLTVSGERELFLEDSEVLKRSERTQGSFSRSFALPENADVSSVSATFKEGVLQVKISKTGVEGDDSQSIPIN from the coding sequence ATGAGCAATCTGAACATCGACTTAGAAAAACAACTTTCACGACTTGGCAAAGATATCCAGGGAATTGTTGAACGATTTGTTCCTTTGAATGTAGAAGCCGGTGACTTTAAGCCTGCTTGCGATATTGTAGAAAGCGAGGACGTCTATTCGCTTTTGATGGATTTGCCGGGTATGCAAAAGAAAGATATCAACATCTCTATGAAAGACAGGGTTCTCACAGTCAGTGGCGAGCGGGAACTTTTTCTGGAAGATAGTGAAGTGTTGAAACGTTCAGAACGAACCCAGGGATCTTTTTCTCGCTCATTTGCACTCCCCGAAAATGCAGATGTTTCGTCTGTAAGCGCCACATTTAAAGAGGGTGTGCTCCAGGTAAAAATTTCCAAGACAGGAGTGGAAGGTGACGATTCACAATCCATTCCCATCAACTAA
- the dnaK gene encoding molecular chaperone DnaK has product MGKIIGIDLGTTNSCVAVMEGGEPVVIQNSEGGRTTPSVVAFSKDGERLVGAPAKRQAITNPDKTVSSIKRFMGRMYNEVKDEIGQVSYNVVKSDDDGTARVKIDDRNYAPQEISAMVLQKMKQTAEEYLGEKVTEAVITVPAYFNDAQRKATQEAGKIAGLEVKRIINEPTAASLAYGLDKKDQDQTIIVYDLGGGTFDVSVLDLGDGVFEVKSSSGDTHLGGDDFDQRIINFLADEFKKDEGIDLRKDPMAMQRLKDAAEKAKIELSSSQKTNVNLPFITATDSGPKHLNIDLTRSKFEQLVDDLVKKTITPCEKAIKDAGISKNEIDQVILVGGSTRIPKIQEVVKEFFGKDPSKGVNPDEVVAVGAAIQGGVMSGDVEDVVLLDVTPLTLGIETLGGVMTKLIEGNTTIPTSKKETFSTAADSQTSVEIHVLQGERAKAQDNRTLGRFHLDGIPPAPRGVPQIEVTFDIDANGVLNVSAKDKGTGKEQSIRIESSSGLSDDEIEKMRDAAKEHAEEDKKIKEKVEALNKADSLIFSTRKQLKEHEDKISEGSKQKIEDALNKLEEAHKQENMDEIEPAIEELNQVWAAASQEIYQAAEAQQGAEGGPSQNGAGESEASADEGDDAVDADFEVVDEDEDEKK; this is encoded by the coding sequence ATGGGTAAGATTATTGGAATTGACTTAGGTACTACAAACTCATGCGTTGCCGTAATGGAAGGTGGCGAACCTGTAGTTATCCAAAATTCTGAAGGTGGCCGGACAACCCCGTCAGTCGTTGCTTTTTCAAAAGATGGCGAACGATTGGTTGGTGCCCCCGCCAAACGGCAAGCGATTACAAATCCCGATAAAACCGTTTCTTCCATTAAGAGATTTATGGGACGGATGTACAACGAGGTAAAAGATGAAATCGGCCAGGTTTCTTATAACGTTGTAAAATCCGATGACGATGGTACGGCACGGGTAAAAATTGACGACAGAAATTATGCTCCCCAAGAAATTTCTGCGATGGTACTGCAAAAAATGAAGCAGACCGCAGAAGAATATCTTGGAGAGAAAGTAACGGAAGCCGTTATTACGGTTCCTGCATACTTTAATGATGCCCAGCGGAAAGCAACCCAGGAAGCCGGCAAAATTGCAGGTCTCGAAGTAAAACGAATTATTAATGAGCCGACTGCCGCTTCTCTTGCATACGGACTCGACAAAAAAGATCAGGATCAAACCATCATTGTCTATGACTTGGGTGGAGGTACATTTGATGTTTCTGTTCTTGATCTTGGTGATGGCGTATTTGAAGTGAAATCCTCCTCCGGTGATACTCACCTCGGTGGTGACGACTTCGACCAAAGAATTATTAATTTCCTGGCCGATGAGTTCAAGAAAGATGAAGGCATTGATCTGAGAAAAGATCCGATGGCCATGCAGCGATTGAAAGATGCAGCCGAGAAAGCCAAGATTGAGCTTTCAAGTTCACAAAAAACCAACGTAAACCTGCCGTTTATTACGGCTACGGATTCTGGACCGAAACACTTGAATATCGACCTCACCCGATCCAAGTTTGAGCAGTTGGTGGATGATCTTGTGAAGAAAACCATCACTCCGTGTGAAAAAGCGATTAAAGACGCCGGAATTTCCAAGAATGAGATTGACCAAGTAATCCTTGTGGGTGGTTCTACCCGAATTCCGAAAATCCAGGAAGTTGTTAAAGAATTCTTCGGAAAAGATCCGAGTAAAGGTGTGAACCCGGATGAGGTTGTGGCCGTCGGTGCTGCAATCCAGGGTGGTGTGATGAGCGGAGACGTTGAAGACGTTGTACTGCTGGACGTTACGCCGTTGACTCTCGGTATCGAAACGTTGGGAGGCGTAATGACCAAACTTATTGAAGGTAACACGACGATCCCAACGAGCAAGAAGGAAACTTTCTCAACCGCCGCCGATAGCCAGACGAGTGTGGAAATTCATGTTCTTCAGGGTGAACGGGCCAAAGCCCAGGATAACCGAACTCTTGGCCGGTTCCATCTGGATGGAATTCCACCGGCACCCCGTGGCGTACCACAAATTGAAGTAACCTTCGATATTGACGCAAACGGTGTTCTGAATGTAAGCGCCAAAGACAAGGGTACCGGAAAAGAACAAAGCATTCGAATTGAATCTTCATCTGGCTTAAGTGATGATGAAATCGAAAAAATGCGTGATGCTGCCAAAGAGCATGCTGAAGAAGACAAGAAAATCAAAGAGAAAGTGGAAGCACTTAACAAAGCAGATTCTCTGATTTTCTCCACAAGAAAGCAGCTTAAAGAGCACGAAGATAAAATTTCTGAAGGCAGCAAGCAGAAGATCGAAGATGCATTGAACAAGCTTGAAGAAGCTCACAAGCAGGAAAATATGGATGAGATCGAACCTGCTATCGAAGAACTGAACCAGGTATGGGCAGCTGCATCTCAAGAAATCTATCAGGCTGCTGAAGCCCAGCAAGGCGCAGAAGGCGGACCATCTCAAAATGGTGCCGGCGAAAGCGAAGCATCTGCTGACGAAGGCGATGATGCTGTAGATGCTGATTTCGAAGTTGTGGATGAAGACGAAGACGAGAAAAAATAA